The Calderihabitans maritimus genome segment TAACAGAAGTGGTGGCCAAGCGTTCCACCTGTTTGCGTCGGCAGGTGGGAGCGATTATCACCAGAGACAACCGTATTCTGAGTACCGGTTACAACGGAGCCCCCAGCGGTCTGGCTCACTGTGATGAAGTAGGTTGCCTGCGGGAAGCGAAAGGGGTACCGGCAGGTGAAAAACACGAGCTTTGCCGGGGGGTCCATGCCGAACAGAACGCGGTCATCCAGGCGGCTACTTACGGGGCAAGTATCAAAGGGGGCACTCTCTTCACCACGTACCAT includes the following:
- a CDS encoding deoxycytidylate deaminase → MVNNNRRLSWDEYFMEITEVVAKRSTCLRRQVGAIITRDNRILSTGYNGAPSGLAHCDEVGCLREAKGVPAGEKHELCRGVHAEQNAVIQAATYGASIKGGTLFTTYHPCVLCTKILINAGIKRVVYRGDYPDNLAVKLMQEAGIEVVRFSGLREKGETECEKENCSPSAPE